In Spiroplasma clarkii, the DNA window ACACCGGCAATTGGTAGTAAAGCAATTGGCAATAAGAATGCCTTGCTTAATTTTGAAAAAATACCAGACATTGAGTTTCTAAAAGTAACCCAACCATTATTTTTTACGCCTTCGGCCTTTACTTTTTTTTGGCCTTCAGTTTTTAAAACTTTATCTGACATAATTTTTCCTTTTAACTTTCTATGTACTAAGGTACATTTTAATTATATCGTAAATGGAAAAAATTCATTCTTTTAAAAATTTTTTGGTAATACACGTAAAAAAATAAAAATGTATTAAGCTACAAGCCCCATAAAGCAAGCAAAGCCAAATACAAAACAAACTACTATACTAAACATTAAAAAATGTCTCTTGGTAAATGATCAAATCCCAGTTAAACCACCAACTTGGGCTTCTTTTAGGGTAACTCTTTGGTCAACAATCTCACGCCTGTTGAGAATAATTTTAATAATTGCTAAAATAACTCCAATTAAAATTAATACACTACCACTAACTATATATATTATGTCTTTTGTGTCCATAAAATCACCACTTATCTAATTTTGTTTAGACGTCTTTCAACATCTCTTTTCTTAATTGTTTCTCTTTTATCAATTAGCTTTTTACCTTTTGCTAAACCAATTTCAAGCTTAGCATAATTACCTTTTAAATACAATTTTAAAGGTACTAGAGTTAACTTTTCTAATTGAATTCTTTTTAGTATTTTTTTAATTTCATCTTTGTGCAGTAAGAGCACTCTATTTCTTGTGGGATCCAACTTAATATTGTGGGCATATTCATAGTTTTTTATATTCATGTTCAAAATCTCAACTTGTCCCCGACGAATTAAAATAAAAGATTCATTAATGGCTACTTCTTTAGCTCTAATCGACTTGATTTCAGGACCAGTTAAAACAATCCCAGCTTCTCAGGTTGCTAAAATTTCATAGTCAAAAAACGCTTTTTTATTTTTAACAATTACATGTTCACCCATTAAGTTCACCTCAAAATTCTTTATGCTAAAACAAAGTCAATTACTCTTTTCTTCATATCAGCATTTTTAACTTTAATCTTGACTTTTTGACCCAATCTAAACACTCGGTTTTGTTTATCCACCATGATATTCATTTTTTCATCAAAGACAAAATCTGGTAATTCACTAATGTGAATTAAACCTTCCACACAATTATCTAGTTGGACAAAAAGACCAAATTTTAAAACTGCAGCCACTATTCCTTCAAACTCAACTCCAATATATTTTGTCATATATTCTGCCATACAAACTTTATTAACTTCGCGTTCAGCATTGACTGCATTTTTTTCAGTATCATTAATTATTGTACAGGCTTTTTGAATAAACTTAGCATTTTGTTCTAAACGAAATGGTCGCAAATCTTTATCAATTAGATATTGCTTTAAGTAACGGTGCACAATTAGATCACTATATCGACGAATTGGACTTGTAAAATGAGTGTAACACTCACTAGCTAATCCAAAATGGCCAATGTTTTCTAAGTCATACCTGGCCTTTTCCATAAATTTTAACAAGGTCACATTAATAACATCTCTTTCAGTCTTGTCTGCAACTTGTTTGTCAATTTGTTCTAAGGCATTTTTGATTGTTTTTGGATTAATTTTATCAAGTTCAGTTAATTTTACATTAATACCTAAAGCTCTTAAAATTTGGTGTCATTCTAGGAGGTTTTCTTCTTTTGGTTCACCATGATCTCTATACAAAAATGGTAGTTCTTTTTCAAAAACTATGCTTGCCACACACTCATTGGCACTAACCATAAAGTTTTCAATTAGTTTTTCACTAGTTCCACGTTCTCTTTGCAAAATATCAATGACATTACTTTCACTATCTAAAATAATTTTTGGTTCTGGAATATCAAAATCTATTGAACCTCTACTACTTCTTTCCATGTCAATTAATTCATGCAACTCTTTGGCAACTAATAACATTTCAATAATTTCAGGTTGTCTAGTTGATTGGTTTGAGGCAAATAGTTCATTAACTTCACTATAAGTTAAACGAGCTTTTGAGTTCATAATTGATTCATAAACTCGGCTATTCACCATAACTCCATCTTTATCAAATTCCATTTCTGCCACTAGACATAATTTGTCCTCATTTGGGTTTAAACTACAAACTCCATTAGATAACTTTTCTGGTAACATTGGAATTACCTTGTTTACCAAATAAACTGAGTTACCCCTGAATAGAGCTGTATTATCTAAAGAACTTAATGGACGAACATAATAGCTAACATCTGCAATTGCTACAAGAAGTTTATAACCATTTTTGGTGCGCTCAACGTAAATTGCATCATCTAAATCTTTTGAATCTGATCCATCAATTGTCACTAAATTTAAGTCTTTGATAATTTTTTTACGACGAGTCACTAACTGGTCATTGTAGTCAATTGGTTGAGCCACTTCATTGGCTTCACTAATTGTTAAATCATTGAAATCTGGATTAATATTAAATTCATAAGCAATTGAATAAATTCGGTCAACTGCCTTATTGGCATCACCAATTACTTTTTGAATTCTTGTAAATAGTTTCTTATCTCGAACCTCAAGAATTCTCAGCTTTACAATCATGTCTTTTTTGACACCAAAGTCTCTTGAATTAACCATAACTATGCGGTAATTTTTAAATCCTGGCTCATTGGAGATGAAATCTAAAAATCGCCCATCATAGCTGGGTTGAATTTCACCAATTAATGATGTTTTTGTACGGTTGGCAACTTTAATGACTTCAGCTTTTTCTCTTCCATCTTGTTCTTTTTCGATCTTAAAAATAACTTCATCAGTTGTCAAACTGCCATTTAAAGAAGTTGGGGGTACAAAATAGTCATTTTCTGGGAGTCTTAAATCCTTAATAAATCCAAACCCTTTATCATTAATACGAATGGTTCCTAGGTGAAATTCTTCACCAATTTTGAAAATATAATTGTCTTTGGTTCATGCCACAATGCGTTCATCATGCAATTCTCTCAAAGCATTTGTGACTTGGTCTTTGTCAAAGTTAAATTTTGTTATTAAAGTATTCAACTGCATTGGTGTATTGTTACTAATTTTTTCTAAAATTAAATTCTTCATATGATCACTACATATCCTTCTAATAAAAAAACGCTATTAACTAGCACTGATAACAACGTTTGTAATTATACCAATAACAATTGTAATGATAAACATAGCGATCCCTAAACCTAACATTCACATTGACAATGTTTTGTCGCTTCCTCTTTCTTTTGAATTAGAAAACAATTCATCATTTCCACCATTTAATGCACTTAATCCTGTTTGAGAGGTTTTATTTTGAATCATACCCACTGTAATCATCAACAATGAAACTACTAAGGCTACAATTTCAAATGCAAAAATTATGTAATTTGCTGATTTAATTTCTGCTGTACTTGCTAAAAAGTTAAACATACCTTCGCCTCCATTTCCTTATAATCATACTATAATTATTTAGTTTTTTCTAGAAAATATCTATCATTTCCAAGAAACTAAATTTGATAGGTTAATTCCTGGTTTTGGGTCTTTTAAAAATTAAATGTGAAATATTATGTTACTAATGAAAATTGAGTTTTTGATACAAGTAACAATTTTCATTCTTGGGTTGTTATTGGTTAATACTATCTAATTGTATCAAGACTTTACCTAAAAATGTTTAGGAAAAAAATATTTTTACAAGTTTTAGGTATCTTGTAATACCCCTAATTTAGTTTATAATCAAATCTAGGTGATTATTAATGCAATGACTTGATGTAGTCTTTAAATTTTTAGCAAAAATCTTCAAAAGTGATGCTTTTAAAAAAAAGTACAAGACCAAACCTGAGAAGAAATTTTTAAAGTGCTTAAATAGCAGTAATTGACAAGTTATTGATTTAAGAAATGAATTAAGTTATCAAGAGAACCACATTAGTGGGACTATTAATATTTCAAAGCTCTTTTTTAGAAATAACTATTACAAAAAAATTGACCGCACTAAAAAGGTCTTAATCTTAAATCGTGATTTTCATAGTGATTTAGATATCTACAAGATTTTAAAGCAAAAAAGTTTTAAAGTTTATATCTTAACCAAAAACTACTATGATCTTGTGAATGATCCTATAATTGATCGCTTAGTTAATGTAATTGTTTATTAATGCATAATTAATTTGAAAAAAATAAAAGGTGGTAAATAATTACCACCTTTTTCTTAGTTGGGTCTTATTGTCCAGACCACTTTAAGAACTATTTTTGTGAAAATAATTCGACTACAGGTACTCCAAGTCCCTCAGCGATTTTTTCAACAGCTTTTAATGAAATGTTTCTTCTACCTCTCTCGGTGTCAGAAATGTAATTTCTGTGTAGACCAACTTTAAAGCTTAATTCTTCTTGTGTTAAACCGCTTTTAAGTCTGATATATTTCATGTTTGAGCTAAATAATTCAATTAAATCTTTCTTCATATTTATTCACCAATGCTTTCTGCTATTTTGGTTATAATCTTAAATAAATTACTAACTCCCGACTTTGTGATGTTAACCCCTTCTTCATTCATCTTTACTTCTAAATCTGAATATGAAGCTGTAGGGTTTTGTAAACGTAAATTTGCTAAAACTTGTGCTTTAACAGATAATTCCCCCAATAAGTGCTTGTTCTTTATTAATGTTATCTGTTGTACTTGTTTTAGACCTGTTGATGAGGTTTTTTGTTGGTTGTAAATGTCAATGTTTCCAACCCGGTTGATACTATTTGCTAAATCCCTGCTGATTCTAATATTTTCAAATTTCATTGCAGATTTTCCCGCATCTACGAATTTTAAGAAGTCCGACACATGTGTCGATTTCTTCACATAACAAACGTATTTGCTTTTTTTTGCAATTACTTTAAAGTTAAATTCAAAATCATTTAATATTCTACAGATGTACTCTGCAGAGTGTAAATCTTTAAATTGAAATTCTAGGTGGTAATTACTAGTTTCTGGAGAGTTAACACTCCCTGATGCAACAAATACCCCCGAAATATATGCTCTAATCAAACTCTTATTTATATCTTCATTATTAATTATTACCTCTATTATTTTATCACTATTTTCGAAATCATATAAGGAATTTTTAATAAGAAACTCTTTTATATTATCAACCAATGTTAGTTGAAAAATCTTTTTACGAGTTATCATCTGAGTTTGTAGAATGGAGATTTCAATTTTACCATTGTAGACACTTTTAAGTAGCATAAAGATGTTTCTGATAATGGCATTTGATGTTGAAGTTAAAACCAGTTGAAATCCATTGTTTGTGTAAATTAATTCGCCATTATGCTTAATAAATCCAGAAATAAACATTAATGCTTGTTCTGGGGAAAAAGTATGGGCAACTATTTCTTCTTTGACTTCCTTGGCAAACGACATGAACTGCTACTCCTTAATTTACTTATCTTTTTTTAAAGTTTTATCTAATTTCTCTTTTGCTTTTTGTTCTTTTAGCTTAATTTTGCTAATTTTTTCATTGTTGTCTTCACTTTTAACAACTTTAGTTCCAGCAGCTGCTTTAGCTGCATCTTCTGTATAAAAGTATTGTTTTTCAAAAATGAATCCAGGTTTTCTAAATAGATATGGTGCAACAAATTGAGCAATAACTGCTAAAACTATCCCAAATAGGGCAGTCATTGCCACTAATAAGACTGAAAGTAAATGATGATCTTTAATAAATAAGTTATTGATTGGTCTTTCAATTTCAATAATCATTCTAACTAGGTTTCAAGCAAAGAAATACATTCCTGCTTCAACTCCAGCTTTAACCACATGATAATTATTTGGGTTATTAGTATTAACTAAAACTTTCCCTTTTTGTCATTGAGATTTTGTTATAGTTGATATACTTTTTATTTTAGCCCAGATATTTTCATCTATCTCTGGTAGTTTGTTATTAATTTCATCAATTTTATCTTGATATTCTGCGACTGCTTCTAAATCAGTATTTTTATAATAGGCTTTTTGTCAGATATCAGTTTTTTTCATATAAAATAACTCTTCTTTAGTTACTCCATCTTTATTTGATTTTGCAATTACATTATATTTTTTTGGTTCAAATTTTTCACTTTTCACAATTTTATCTAATGGAATTGCTGTTGCTTTCACTGGAAATGACAAAGGATCATTTCTTCAAGGTGTGTTTTTTGTCATGTATTTAATTGCTGGAATTAAAAACACTATTAACGCTCAAAGAATCACAAAACTAATTGATTCATATAAGAAAATTGGTTGCATTACATACCATTCTCCACTAACTAATGAGATTCCATTAATTTCTGTTCCATCTTTACCCACAAATGCTTTTGTCATATTATCTCTAATAAATCCTGGCAATCAAGATAAGGCTCCTTCGTTGTATAAACCAGCTGGTTTTCCAAAAATTTCATGATTGAAGAAGTTTCCTCAACGACCAACGGCTTGACTAACTAAAATTTGAGGAAGGATACAGTCCATATAGACTCAAATTGAGACTCTCTCTCTTCTCCCCATAAGGTAGAACACTAGGATTCCAAACCCTGCTCCAAATAAAATTGCTCCATGAATTGACATACCAGCTTCTCAAAAAGCAAATAAACTTCAAAATGAATTTGAAGAACCTAGTTTTCCAAAAAATGAACCACCAAATAGTCCGGCCGGAACTGCTCCAACTGCTCCCATCATTAGTCTTTCAATTTTGAGTCCTTTTCTCTTAAATTGATAAGCTGCAAATAAAATGGCAATAATTACCCCCATTGTCATTGTAAATGCATAGACATGAAATCCACCATAATCAGAACTAACTGTCCTTAAACTTTCAACAGTAATAAAGCTATTATCATCTCATGTTTCCATTGCTATCACTCCTAACTTATTAAGTTTAACATAAAAAAACTACTAAACCTTAGAATTTGTCAATGATTTTTTGTGTTTTTAAAATAAAAACCTTGATTTAATCAAGGTTTTCAATATAACGAACTGCATTTTGTCCTGCTAATGCACCATCTGCAACAGCTGTAGCTATTTGTCTAAAAGGAGTGTTGCGGACATCCCCTGCAGTGAAAAGACCTTCAATGCTTGTTTGCATGTTAATATCTGCCACAATTTGCTTGTCTTGGTTCAATAAATTAGTGTCTGTAATGTAATCTACAACAGGGTTTTGCCCAATAAATGGGAAAACTCCAACTGCTTTGATTTCTGAAACTTCATTAGTTAAAACATTTTTAATTCTAACCCCAGTTACTCCTTCATTTGCAGTACCAGTAATTTCTTCAACAACACTATCATAATGGAACACTATTTTTGGGTTTTCTTCAGCTTTTTTAAGTGATTTTGTATCAACTCTAAACTGTTTACGACGATGAACAATGTGTACTACTGACCCAAAACGAGTTAAGTAATTTCCTTCTTCAATAGCAGAGTACCCACCCCCAACAACAACTATTGGTTTATCTTTAAATCTAGGACCAGGTCCATCACAAGTTGCACAATATGACACCCCTTTACCATAATATTCTTTTTCACCAGGAACTCCTAAATGATTTTCTTTAGTACCTGTAGCTAAGATTAAGACTTTGCTGGTGATAACTCTACCATTTTCAAGAGTAATGTTAAAAATGTCAGTTTTTTCAAAACTTTTTAAACCTGAATATTCAATTTTAGCTCCCAATGCCAATGCTTGTTCTTCAAAGCTTTTTGCCAAAGTAAATCCATCAACTTTTTTAAAACCAGGGTAATTTTCAATTTCATAAGTATAGATAACCTTACCACCAACAACAGTTTTTTCTAAAATCAAGACATTTAAGCCTGATCTTCCAATATAAATACCAGCACTTAATCCTGCAGGACCTGCTCCTGCAATAACAACATCAAAGTCCGTTTCTACATTAATAAGATTTTTCATACAATCATCTTTCCTCTCTTCATTTATTTGGTGCAATAAATTGTGCAAAACTAAACAATAATAATCCTAAAATAATGGCCAATCCTAAAACCACATGATTGCTAATTGGGGCATTTTTTAGTGGTAATTCAAATGGTGTTCTAAAACTATCTAACACTGATCGAATAATTCCATAAATTGTGACATAAAGTCCTGTTTTTGCTCCAATCCTTAAAATAGTTAATTGATATGGATTGTTAGCTTGGGTCAATTTACTTGAATCAGTTGTCCAGAGATTTCTTCACAAAGATTTATCCCTTTTTTCAGTTGCAAAATTTCTTTTAAATTCACTTTTTGCTATATTTTTAAATTTTTTAAATTCTGTTTTGTTTAATTTTTGTTTTGTAACTTTATCTTGTTTGGTAGCAATACTTTCAACCAACTTAGCTTTACCATCATTATACCTTTTTAAGGCCTTTAATCGATTTTCTCTATGTTGATTAATTTCTTGTTGAAACTGTTGAGCCACTGTCTCATCAACTTCATAAGCATAATATGCTTTTTTTCATATATTACTTTTGCTTAAAAAAAGTAATTCTTTATTAATCATATCACTTTGTTTTGTAGTTTTTTTACGATTATAAATTACTTCAAAATAATTTGGCAACACCTTAATAGCATCTATTGGTAATGGTTTTGCTCTTGTTGGAAAAGCCAGAGGGTCAAGTTTTCAAGGTTTTTTGCTAATTAATTTAAACAATAATGGTACTAAAAAAACTATGATAATTCAGGCTGTTAGTGTAGCAAAAGACTCATATAAAAATAAAGGTTGACGATAAACTAGTGCATCAACAGGTGCTCCTGATGCAGAATCATAAAAGTAAAAGAGTCTTTGCCAAATAAAATTTGGCAACCATTGGTATTTTTCAATATCAATTGGTTTTCCCAAAAGTTCATGGTTAAACAAGTTACCTCATCTCCCAATTGCTTGTCCCAAAAACATGTGTGGAATAATAGCATCTGCATAAACTCAAATTGAAATGTTATGACGATATTTTACTCGTGAAAATCATAAGTAACCAGCAAAACTACCAAATAAGAGTGAGGCAAAAATACTTAAACCAGGTTCTCAAAAGAAAAAAACCCGATACCAGACAATATTTGTTCCCAATTTACCAAATAATGAGCCTCCAACTAAGGCAGCTGGAATCATAATATAAATTGAGTGCATAAATTCTCTCATAGGTACTTTTTTGATAGCAAAAGTTGTAGCAGCTGCAGCAATGGTTGTTAAAATTCCTGCAATTGCTAAAACTCCATATAGAAAAGAAAGGGTTTCACCATTCCCAGTATTAATTCACTGATCTCAATAAGGATTGTTTGTTAAAATATTAGTTTTCATCTCGAAATTGTTGCAGCCTTTCAGTTAATAAATCTGCATCATCTTTATATAAACCACTTTGAGAGATTTTTAGTTTTGAAACAGCCACTTCAATGATATTTTGAATATTACGTCCAGATGAAACTGGAATTTTTATATAAGGGATGTTTTGATCTAAAATGCGGTAAGTTTGAAATGATTTACCTAAACGCTCTGAATCATCAACACCATCTTTTTTGAAAATAGATAACTCAATTACTAAGTCAATTGGTGACTCATCCATAATTACTTTATAACCATTAGTTTTAGCAACATCAATAATACCAATACCCCTAACCTCAACTAAGTTTTTTAAAATTACATGACTTCTACCAAATAAACTACCATTCTTTTTGGTAATAACAATACGGTCATCACCAACAAACAAGTGGTTAGATTTAACCAATTCCATTGCTAGCTCTGATTTACCAATTCCTGATTCCCCAATAAAAATTACACCTTTACCAAAAACATTAATTAATGAGGCATGCATTTCAGTTTGAGGTGATAAAAAATCATCTAAAATATCTAAAATAGCCTTTGAAAGGATTGCTGTTGAATCCCCACCCAAAACTACTGGGAAGTTTTTTTCTTTGGCAATTTTAAAGAAAAGTTCATCTGTAAATTTTGTTGTTAATAAAATTCCTGGGAATTTTTTTGAAAGTAACTGCTCATAACGAGCTCTTCTTTCTTGTTCATTAAATTGCATTATGTAATTTAGTTCCTTTGTTGACATTAAAATTAATCGATGGGATTTTTCACCTTTTTCAAAATAACCTGTTAATTCTAAACCAGCCCTATTTAAACCATAAGTGTCTATTTGTTGATCCATTTTGTCAGCACCACTAATTATTTCAAGATTTAAGGTACTTACTATTTTATTTAAAGTTAACTTTTTCAAACCACTATCCCCCTACTAAATGTATTATAACTTAAATATTGTAAAAATAACTACTATCTATTTCAAAAAAGCAGATAGAATTTGCCATTTAGTGATTTAAAAACCCCACCAAATTGGTGGGGTGAGCTTAAATTTTTGCTTTATTTTGCAGTATCTTTCATAATAGGATTTCTTTCAACTGTTTGCTCTCTATTTTTATCCATTGAATACTCTAAAATAAAAGTTACATCAATAAAATTCAATTTTAAATTCATTGCTGCCCTTTTCTCAATTCTAGTTCATCCACCAGACTTTATTATTTACCCAAGAGCACTACTAGCTGATTTGGAAAACACTTGAGATGAATCACTTTGTGGATCAAAGTAGACTGTTCCATCAGTACCGACTTCTAACATTTGTAATACAAAGGTTCCTTGAGAACCACTATTAAGCAAAAGATGTCTTTTAGTAGATAACTTATCAGTTTGCAATGAGAGTATTTGGTTGAAACTATTGATTTCAGTTGGTGTTTTACAATAATATACACCACCAAAACTATCTCAAGGATTAATACCTGTCCCATCATCACCAGTTGCTGTTAAAAAGACTTTTGGATTACCTAAATCTGGAAGATTTGGAACTACATATGTTGAGGGTATTACTCCTCAGGCCTTATGAAATGATTTAATCCCTTTAATTGTATTAAAGTAGATTGCAGATCCAAGTGCAGTTTCATGCAATTGTTGATCTTTATTAAATTTTTCACCTGATACTGCTAAAACTCATTCCATATTAATGGTATTTAGTTGAACTTGATAATCATCAGTTACTTTAAGCACAATGTTTTGTAGTGCCACACTACCATTCATGAAATTGTCTCTTTCAAACAAGTCATTCATAGCTAGTTTTTCTGAATCATCCAAGGTTTGATAATAAGTTTTAAGATCAGTTTGATAATTGTTGATTTCTGTTTTTGCTTGGTCATTTAATAAACTGTAAACACTGTCATTAACCTTGGTTCCTGGTTTACCATCAAAATGGTAACTTGCACCATTAGTTTCTAACTTTGAAAAAAGAGGTTGGTGCAAAGGGTTAACTCCACTAGCATCATTATTTTCATATGTTTTCACTAGTCTATCTGATGTACTCACTTTTGAACCAAGAGTTTCACTTAAAACTTCAACATCTTTCAAATCAAATTCTGACTGTCTAAATGGACCCACAGATTCTTTTAAAATTGAGTCCAAACTTGTCTTAAATTCAGAACTTCCTTGGTAATGTCTTTGCAATTTTCCAGTTCTAGTAATATCGTAATACATTTCAAACATTTTAGATTTTTCATCAGTTCCAGCAT includes these proteins:
- a CDS encoding rhodanese-like domain-containing protein, which gives rise to MQWLDVVFKFLAKIFKSDAFKKKYKTKPEKKFLKCLNSSNWQVIDLRNELSYQENHISGTINISKLFFRNNYYKKIDRTKKVLILNRDFHSDLDIYKILKQKSFKVYILTKNYYDLVNDPIIDRLVNVIVY
- the whiA gene encoding DNA-binding protein WhiA produces the protein MSFAKEVKEEIVAHTFSPEQALMFISGFIKHNGELIYTNNGFQLVLTSTSNAIIRNIFMLLKSVYNGKIEISILQTQMITRKKIFQLTLVDNIKEFLIKNSLYDFENSDKIIEVIINNEDINKSLIRAYISGVFVASGSVNSPETSNYHLEFQFKDLHSAEYICRILNDFEFNFKVIAKKSKYVCYVKKSTHVSDFLKFVDAGKSAMKFENIRISRDLANSINRVGNIDIYNQQKTSSTGLKQVQQITLIKNKHLLGELSVKAQVLANLRLQNPTASYSDLEVKMNEEGVNITKSGVSNLFKIITKIAESIGE
- a CDS encoding prolipoprotein diacylglyceryl transferase, coding for METWDDNSFITVESLRTVSSDYGGFHVYAFTMTMGVIIAILFAAYQFKRKGLKIERLMMGAVGAVPAGLFGGSFFGKLGSSNSFWSLFAFWEAGMSIHGAILFGAGFGILVFYLMGRRERVSIWVYMDCILPQILVSQAVGRWGNFFNHEIFGKPAGLYNEGALSWLPGFIRDNMTKAFVGKDGTEINGISLVSGEWYVMQPIFLYESISFVILWALIVFLIPAIKYMTKNTPWRNDPLSFPVKATAIPLDKIVKSEKFEPKKYNVIAKSNKDGVTKEELFYMKKTDIWQKAYYKNTDLEAVAEYQDKIDEINNKLPEIDENIWAKIKSISTITKSQWQKGKVLVNTNNPNNYHVVKAGVEAGMYFFAWNLVRMIIEIERPINNLFIKDHHLLSVLLVAMTALFGIVLAVIAQFVAPYLFRKPGFIFEKQYFYTEDAAKAAAGTKVVKSEDNNEKISKIKLKEQKAKEKLDKTLKKDK
- the rnr gene encoding ribonuclease R, coding for MKNLILEKISNNTPMQLNTLITKFNFDKDQVTNALRELHDERIVAWTKDNYIFKIGEEFHLGTIRINDKGFGFIKDLRLPENDYFVPPTSLNGSLTTDEVIFKIEKEQDGREKAEVIKVANRTKTSLIGEIQPSYDGRFLDFISNEPGFKNYRIVMVNSRDFGVKKDMIVKLRILEVRDKKLFTRIQKVIGDANKAVDRIYSIAYEFNINPDFNDLTISEANEVAQPIDYNDQLVTRRKKIIKDLNLVTIDGSDSKDLDDAIYVERTKNGYKLLVAIADVSYYVRPLSSLDNTALFRGNSVYLVNKVIPMLPEKLSNGVCSLNPNEDKLCLVAEMEFDKDGVMVNSRVYESIMNSKARLTYSEVNELFASNQSTRQPEIIEMLLVAKELHELIDMERSSRGSIDFDIPEPKIILDSESNVIDILQRERGTSEKLIENFMVSANECVASIVFEKELPFLYRDHGEPKEENLLEWHQILRALGINVKLTELDKINPKTIKNALEQIDKQVADKTERDVINVTLLKFMEKARYDLENIGHFGLASECYTHFTSPIRRYSDLIVHRYLKQYLIDKDLRPFRLEQNAKFIQKACTIINDTEKNAVNAEREVNKVCMAEYMTKYIGVEFEGIVAAVLKFGLFVQLDNCVEGLIHISELPDFVFDEKMNIMVDKQNRVFRLGQKVKIKVKNADMKKRVIDFVLA
- the secG gene encoding preprotein translocase subunit SecG encodes the protein MFNFLASTAEIKSANYIIFAFEIVALVVSLLMITVGMIQNKTSQTGLSALNGGNDELFSNSKERGSDKTLSMWMLGLGIAMFIITIVIGIITNVVISAS
- a CDS encoding NAD(P)/FAD-dependent oxidoreductase; the protein is MKNLINVETDFDVVIAGAGPAGLSAGIYIGRSGLNVLILEKTVVGGKVIYTYEIENYPGFKKVDGFTLAKSFEEQALALGAKIEYSGLKSFEKTDIFNITLENGRVITSKVLILATGTKENHLGVPGEKEYYGKGVSYCATCDGPGPRFKDKPIVVVGGGYSAIEEGNYLTRFGSVVHIVHRRKQFRVDTKSLKKAEENPKIVFHYDSVVEEITGTANEGVTGVRIKNVLTNEVSEIKAVGVFPFIGQNPVVDYITDTNLLNQDKQIVADINMQTSIEGLFTAGDVRNTPFRQIATAVADGALAGQNAVRYIENLD
- the smpB gene encoding SsrA-binding protein SmpB, whose product is MGEHVIVKNKKAFFDYEILATWEAGIVLTGPEIKSIRAKEVAINESFILIRRGQVEILNMNIKNYEYAHNIKLDPTRNRVLLLHKDEIKKILKRIQLEKLTLVPLKLYLKGNYAKLEIGLAKGKKLIDKRETIKKRDVERRLNKIR
- a CDS encoding prolipoprotein diacylglyceryl transferase, whose protein sequence is MKTNILTNNPYWDQWINTGNGETLSFLYGVLAIAGILTTIAAAATTFAIKKVPMREFMHSIYIMIPAALVGGSLFGKLGTNIVWYRVFFFWEPGLSIFASLLFGSFAGYLWFSRVKYRHNISIWVYADAIIPHMFLGQAIGRWGNLFNHELLGKPIDIEKYQWLPNFIWQRLFYFYDSASGAPVDALVYRQPLFLYESFATLTAWIIIVFLVPLLFKLISKKPWKLDPLAFPTRAKPLPIDAIKVLPNYFEVIYNRKKTTKQSDMINKELLFLSKSNIWKKAYYAYEVDETVAQQFQQEINQHRENRLKALKRYNDGKAKLVESIATKQDKVTKQKLNKTEFKKFKNIAKSEFKRNFATEKRDKSLWRNLWTTDSSKLTQANNPYQLTILRIGAKTGLYVTIYGIIRSVLDSFRTPFELPLKNAPISNHVVLGLAIILGLLLFSFAQFIAPNKWREERWLYEKSY
- a CDS encoding helix-turn-helix domain-containing protein, translating into MKKDLIELFSSNMKYIRLKSGLTQEELSFKVGLHRNYISDTERGRRNISLKAVEKIAEGLGVPVVELFSQK
- a CDS encoding lipoprotein, whose translation is MRKILSILGIVGLVAGTSSTVLACGPKKPIVEGEDESIHELITEFNAEIARVVTEHFTSRSEKFNFKAEANSADIFSRDSLEKNGVNRSNTEATEQPPIGAAELEKITTKLKGILETEVLTSSINKISTDSNKFDVLTNNESIVSEIGFDENSIKVNYIIEELGASGEDSKSVFLADVRTNVKISYKHKGSNGGQVSKDIKPGLSLVISDSAEIIKHLADVYKKVQESYKNIAKPTLTWWKHEDLYAGTDEKSKMFEMYYDITRTGKLQRHYQGSSEFKTSLDSILKESVGPFRQSEFDLKDVEVLSETLGSKVSTSDRLVKTYENNDASGVNPLHQPLFSKLETNGASYHFDGKPGTKVNDSVYSLLNDQAKTEINNYQTDLKTYYQTLDDSEKLAMNDLFERDNFMNGSVALQNIVLKVTDDYQVQLNTINMEWVLAVSGEKFNKDQQLHETALGSAIYFNTIKGIKSFHKAWGVIPSTYVVPNLPDLGNPKVFLTATGDDGTGINPWDSFGGVYYCKTPTEINSFNQILSLQTDKLSTKRHLLLNSGSQGTFVLQMLEVGTDGTVYFDPQSDSSQVFSKSASSALG
- the hprK gene encoding HPr(Ser) kinase/phosphatase produces the protein MKKLTLNKIVSTLNLEIISGADKMDQQIDTYGLNRAGLELTGYFEKGEKSHRLILMSTKELNYIMQFNEQERRARYEQLLSKKFPGILLTTKFTDELFFKIAKEKNFPVVLGGDSTAILSKAILDILDDFLSPQTEMHASLINVFGKGVIFIGESGIGKSELAMELVKSNHLFVGDDRIVITKKNGSLFGRSHVILKNLVEVRGIGIIDVAKTNGYKVIMDESPIDLVIELSIFKKDGVDDSERLGKSFQTYRILDQNIPYIKIPVSSGRNIQNIIEVAVSKLKISQSGLYKDDADLLTERLQQFRDEN